Proteins encoded within one genomic window of Columba livia isolate bColLiv1 breed racing homer chromosome 1, bColLiv1.pat.W.v2, whole genome shotgun sequence:
- the LOC135576038 gene encoding uncharacterized protein LOC135576038 gives MKVQALTVTVLLLVLLCTAPAPSETLGGWSRALERQLRAGAPEEHPWPPADGGDNLPQQGSDGSHPLDSAWEVMEEVTPGSRSPSKAMTKPARSSGDQDLPRKPRSVPPQPFRSRSPGLSHLLKGYGKFNGDTHSCPGIQSRPCQKPSDCSGCLGLYTCKLPAGTCHLKAVSRQRGRFLQSIQKPEGHGVLFILGKHGSI, from the exons ATGAAAGTCCAGGCGCTGACGGTCACTGTGCTTCTCCTGGTGTTGctctgcacagccccagcaccatCTGAAACGCTGGGGGGCTGGTCCAGAGCCCTGGAGAGGCAGCTGAGAGCTGGGGCCCCTGAAGAACACCCTTGGCCACCTGCAGATGGAGGGGACAACCTGCCTCAGCAGGGCTCAGATGGCAGCCATCCCCTGGACAGTGCATGGGAGGTGATGGAAGAGGTCACCCCCGGCTCCAGGTCCCCCAGCAAGGCCATGACCAAGCCTGCCCGGAGCAGTGGTGATCAGGACCTCCCCAGGAAGCCCCGGAGTGTCCCGCCACAGCCTTTCCGCAGCAGGAGCCCAGGGCTGAGCCATCTCCTGAAGGGCTATGGGAAGTTCAACGGGGACACG CACTCCTGCCCAGGCATCCAGTCCCGGCCCTGCCAGAAACCTTCCGACTGCAGCGGCTGCCTGGGGCTCTACACCTGCAAGCTGCCTGCTGGCACCTGCCACCTGAAAGCCGTCTCCAGGCAGAGAG GAAGATTCCTCCAAAGCATCCAGAAGCCTGAGGGACACGGGGTCCTGTTCATCCTGGGGAAACACGGCTCAATATGA